In one Brassica oleracea var. oleracea cultivar TO1000 chromosome C9, BOL, whole genome shotgun sequence genomic region, the following are encoded:
- the LOC106317649 gene encoding putative F-box/FBD/LRR-repeat protein At4g26350 codes for MGMISDLPDQMLLEILSWLPTTEVVATMLLSKQWKFLWKQVPKLYYNYSEHEGRDFSEFVSRSLQSQVAPSFKSLKLSVSPYCDSRDVKNWIDLAVSRFVLELEIDLTAAQNPMITALPKSMYTCGTLSCLRLKALVLDDIPEDYPICLSSLNYLYLSVSIQVSADKFIGKLSAGAPLLKKTVVQGPVYGDEFLDSMTSYSELRSFTTCLSEWGPTVDSYFNKLEHLCMCTCSSGWWDLLINFLQRSPILRQLQLIKSCNSRPLSSGNQPGFTSTTHVPECLSTTLQTLEWRDYAETEFDMPVVSFLLKKATRLTEAKIFPESAAGPIEKLRIRTGLAKLSRGSPLCHLNLGN; via the exons ATGGGTATGATTAGTGACTTACCTGACCAGATGCTCCTTGAGATTCTATCATGGCTTCCAACAACAGAAGTGGTAGCCACAATGCTTTTGTCCAAACAATGGAAGTTTCTTTGGAAGCAAGTGCCAAAACTTTATTATAATTATAGCGAACACGAGGGCAGAGACTTTTCAGAATTCGTGAGCAGGTCTTTGCAGTCACAAGTGGCTCCAAGTTTCAAAAGTCTCAAGTTATCGGTAAGTCCTTATTGCGACTCGAGGGATGTAAAAAATTGGATTGATTTAGCAGTTTCGCGGTTTGTGCTTGAGCTTGAAATCGACCTTACCGCCGCTCAAAACCCGATGATCACGGCTCTTCCAAAGAGTATGTACACTTGCGGGACACTAAGTTGTTTGAGGCTAAAGGCTCTTGTACTCGATGATATACCTGAAGACTATCCAATCTGTCTTTCTTCACTTAATTATTTGTACCTCTCCGTGTCAATTCAAGTGTCGGCTGACAAATTTATTGGCAAGCTCTCAGCTGGTGCTCCTCTTCTTAAAAAGACAGTGGTGCAAGGTCCTGTCTATGGTGATGAGTTTCTTGATTCTATGACAAGTTATAGCGAGCTGAGGAGCTTTACAACGTGCTTATCAGAG TGGGGTCCCACCGTCGACTCTTACTTTAATAAGCTTGAGCATTTGTGTATGTGCACATGTTCCTCTGGATGGTGGGATTTGTTAATCAATTTTCTTCAACGTTCCCCTATATTACGCCAACTCCAGCTAATCAAG TCTTGCAACTCGCGGCCTCTGTCTTCTGGGAATCAGCCAGGTTTTACTAGTACTACTCATGTTCCGGAGTGTTTGTCAACAACGCTTCAAACCTTGGAGTGGAGAGATTATGCAGAAACTGAATTTGACATGCCGGTGGTCTCTTTTCTCCTTAAGAAGGCTACACGTTTAACCGAGGCCAAGATCTTCCCCGAATCAGCTGCCGGTCCAATTGAGAAGCTTAGAATCCGCACTGGCCTGGCAAAGTTATCTAGAGGTTCACCTTTATGTCATCTTAACTTAGGGAATTAA
- the LOC106316641 gene encoding uncharacterized protein LOC106316641: MDPNDRINLDLSLGIGPQAKDPVEQHCKLMELLRSVSDSTQNAQPSPPLPPLHTMPPGYYNLTYPQNAAGQLLLPPITNQGGVGTLETPRPGTRLGRPPGGHHARRNSSKAAATLEESVDKDIVPPYPWATTRPARIHNLRYLYVNNINVIVGQVHCKPCESTQTIEYNLTEKFGELYRYIYDNKEVLRHRAPKVWSCPKLTPCCSCKNGMKPVIGENKEEINWLFLLLGQMLGCCTLDQLRYFCDKTSQHRTGAKDRVLYITYFGLCTQLEPCDLFSL, translated from the coding sequence ATGGATCCAAACGATCGTATCAACCTTGATCTGTCCTTGGGGATTGGTCCTCAAGCAAAAGATCCGGTCGAGCAACATTGCAAGTTGATGGAACTCTTAAGATCAGTAAGTGATTCTACACAAAATGCCCAGCCTTCTCCTCCTCTTCCTCCACTTCACACGATGCCTCCTGGATACTACAACCTCACATACCCTCAGAATGCAGCAGGACAACTCCTTCTGCCTCCTATAACGAACCAGGGTGGAGTTGGAACCTTGGAGACTCCCCGGCCAGGAACTAGGTTAGGTCGCCCACCTGGTGGGCACCATGCACGTCGTAATTCATCTAAAGCGGCTGCCACGCTCGAAGAAAGCGTTGACAAGGATATCGTACCACCATATCCATGGGCGACCACAAGGCCAGCCCGAATTCACAACCTTAGATACTTGTATGTGAATAATATAAACGTGATCGTTGGACAAGTCCATTGCAAGCCTTGCGAGAGTACTCAAACCATTGAGTATAATCTCACGGAGAAGTTTGGGGAATTGTATCGTTACATTTATGACAACAAGGAGGTGCTGCGTCACCGAGCCCCGAAAGTTTGGTCTTGTCCTAAACTGACTCCATGTTGCTCATGCAAGAACGGGATGAAGCCGGTGATCGGCGAGAATAAGGAAGAAATCAACTGGTTATTTCTTTTGTTAGGGCAAATGTTGGGATGTTGTACTTTGGATCAGCTCAGGTACTTTTGTGACAAAACTAGTCAACATAGAACCGGTGCAAAGGATCGTGTACTCTACATAACTTATTTTGGTCTATGCACGCAGCTCGAGCCATGCGACTTATTTAGTCTATGA